The window ACTCCCCCTTAATGGGGCCAGGGACTATTTTATGAGGTGCCCTATGGAGTGAATAATAGCCTCGGCGTGCTCAGCAGCTTTAACTATCAGGTGGATGATTTGTATAGCAAATAAAGTTTTCATGGTGATTGCGATTTGTTGATTCAAAAGTGCAAACAGAATGGACTTTTAGCTATGGTTATTAGGTGAAGCAAAGCAAACTTCCGGTAAACGGCGGAAAATTACCGATGAATGAGCGGCGGAAATGGTGGTTAGTCGGTGAGTGTTTGAAAAAAAAGCGGTGTGTAGCCTGCTGATAATCGTTTTCAAAAAAATTAGAATACAGCCATAAAACACACCGCCCTTAAATAAGGTATTTGCGCGCGGTGTGTTTTGGCCTATTCTGCAATCGCAAGTAAACGTTTCCACTCGGGGTGGCGTTTTAAATAGGCGACAATATATGCGCAAAGGGGCACAATTTTAAGGTGGTTATCTTCAATATAGTTAAAAGCTTTCTCTACCAAAGCGGCGGCAACGCCTGTGCCCTCCATCTCTGCCGGTACTTCGGTATGTATCAGGTAAATTTTGTCGCCTTTTAATTTGTAATCAATAAAAGCCCTGTTACCATCTATAATCAATTCAAAATTATGGATGGCCTCGTTATTAATAAGTGGAATATCCTGGTAGTTCATGTTATTTTTAGATTTGTGCCGAAACTAAATTAATAACAAAATTAATAAAGCCGATTTGTAAATGTATTTTTAGATGCGCGCAGCCAATTCTGTTAAATAATGAAAATTACAAAACGGTTCGGTATGTTTTTTAACTGGTCACAAATGTCTGATATTAACTTAGTTGTTTGTGTTTTTAAATTTTAATTAATTTTGATTTGTGGTTCTATTTTTATAGAATTACATGTAGAAACATCCCTGGTTTCGTTGTTAATGAAAACTATTGTGAAGCAGTTTAAGCATATTTTACTTCAGGCTATATTATTGCTATGCGTTAT is drawn from Mucilaginibacter ginsenosidivorax and contains these coding sequences:
- a CDS encoding GNAT family N-acetyltransferase, with protein sequence MNYQDIPLINNEAIHNFELIIDGNRAFIDYKLKGDKIYLIHTEVPAEMEGTGVAAALVEKAFNYIEDNHLKIVPLCAYIVAYLKRHPEWKRLLAIAE